In one window of Leptospira sp. GIMC2001 DNA:
- a CDS encoding RsmG family class I SAM-dependent methyltransferase yields MSYKELEDAFKLNFPTTWEDILEEFDLEILSEYLRFLETKNVEGGFFSKNDGNNILIRHVLESAFSIYVLAGNGFISRETKILDVGTGPGLPGFLFICLKESPIVTLMDSQRRKLSLLEEWWKQLKTHSKNLQFIYKRAEEAKGNFDLVVMRASIPYPFSAEIVTRLVKIGGFFCPFLAKEQQWQKVESEILSECGYTIQGKIELDELSFLGSRHIKVLKKLSQAKHGYPRDWKIISREIKEKTWEKLSP; encoded by the coding sequence ATGTCCTATAAAGAACTTGAAGATGCTTTTAAACTGAATTTCCCAACTACATGGGAAGATATCTTGGAAGAATTTGATCTAGAAATTTTGAGCGAATACCTTCGCTTCTTGGAAACTAAGAATGTAGAAGGGGGATTTTTTTCTAAGAATGACGGTAACAATATTTTGATACGACATGTTTTGGAATCAGCCTTCAGCATTTATGTTCTGGCGGGTAATGGATTCATTTCACGTGAAACAAAAATACTAGATGTGGGAACTGGTCCGGGACTCCCAGGTTTCCTTTTTATATGTTTAAAAGAAAGTCCAATCGTAACACTGATGGATAGCCAACGTAGAAAGTTAAGCTTACTTGAGGAATGGTGGAAGCAGTTAAAAACTCATTCTAAGAATTTACAATTTATATATAAAAGAGCAGAAGAGGCTAAAGGTAATTTTGATCTGGTTGTGATGCGAGCTTCAATTCCTTATCCATTCTCTGCTGAAATCGTTACACGCTTAGTGAAGATTGGTGGTTTCTTTTGTCCGTTTCTAGCAAAAGAACAACAGTGGCAGAAAGTGGAATCGGAAATTTTGTCCGAGTGTGGATATACAATTCAAGGCAAGATCGAATTGGATGAACTAAGTTTTCTAGGGAGCAGACATATTAAAGTATTGAAAAAGCTATCTCAAGCAAAACATGGTTATCCAAGAGATTGGAAAATTATCTCAAGAGAAATTAAGGAAAAGACATGGGAAAAATTATCTCCATAA